The proteins below are encoded in one region of Hordeum vulgare subsp. vulgare chromosome 3H, MorexV3_pseudomolecules_assembly, whole genome shotgun sequence:
- the LOC123440485 gene encoding uncharacterized protein LOC123440485 encodes MNEDDGLVLAAALTGGIFVVLLVLLVVVLVRRRWLDREGAASGRGFVLFGVCCQDGNQGRFVRTSSLARSRQRAARGGEEADDEPDEGELERWKKMFGGPTRCLSTIEEATEKGTSTVASPAFCSPAASPDRRDARAAQTASAGVLKS; translated from the coding sequence ATGAACGAAGACGACGGCCTGGTGCTCGCTGCCGCGTTGACAGGCGGGATCTTCGTCGTGTTACTCGTCctgctcgtcgtcgtccttgtccgGAGGCGGTGGCTCGACCGCGAGGGCGCGGCGTCCGGCCGCGGCTTCGTCCTGTTCGGCGTCTGTTGCCAGGACGGCAACCAGGGCCGGTTCGTCCGGACGTCGTCCCTGGCCAGGAGCCGGCAGCGGGCGgcccgcggcggcgaggaggcggatgACGAGCCGGACGAGGGCGAACTCGAGAGGTGGAAGAAGATGTTCGGTGGGCCCACTAGGTGCCTGTCCACGATAGAGGAGGCCACGGAGAAGGGCACGTCGACGGTGGCATCGCCGGCGTTCTGCTCGCCGGCAGCGTCGCCCGACCGAAGAGACGCCAGGGCTGCGCAGACGGCGTCCGCCGGCGTGCTGAAAAGTTGA